One window of the Granulicella arctica genome contains the following:
- the rplR gene encoding 50S ribosomal protein L18, protein MINPRQRNVIRQRVHTRIREKMSGTAERPRLNVYRSLNHIYTQLIDDLNGVTIASASSFGKKTDEKAYGGNVAAARAVGKMIAERAQEKGIKKIVFDRGGYLYHGRVKALADAAREAGLDF, encoded by the coding sequence ATGATCAATCCTCGCCAACGTAACGTTATTCGCCAGCGCGTACACACTCGTATCCGCGAGAAGATGTCCGGCACTGCAGAGCGTCCACGCCTCAACGTGTATCGCTCGCTTAACCATATCTACACCCAGCTGATCGACGATCTCAACGGTGTCACCATCGCCTCTGCATCCTCCTTCGGCAAGAAGACCGACGAGAAAGCTTACGGCGGAAACGTCGCTGCGGCTCGTGCAGTTGGCAAGATGATCGCCGAGCGCGCGCAGGAGAAGGGCATCAAGAAGATCGTGTTCGATCGCGGTGGCTACCTCTATCATGGTCGCGTTAAAGCTCTTGCCGATGCGGCTCGTGAAGCTGGTCTCGATTTCTAA
- the rpsE gene encoding 30S ribosomal protein S5: MATLKKKLDANRLNLKDEVVSINRVTKVVKGGKNMSFAALVVIGDPAEGVVGYGSGKAKEVPQAIRKGIEAAKKNLFKINLTDTTIPHQVLGHFGAGSVMLKPAPEGTGIIAGKTVRAVMTSAGVQNVLTKSLGSANPHNVIKATFDALIQLRNKAEVAALRGKSVDEL, from the coding sequence ATGGCAACTCTCAAGAAGAAGCTCGATGCGAACCGCCTCAACCTGAAGGACGAGGTCGTCTCCATCAATCGCGTCACCAAGGTCGTCAAGGGCGGTAAGAACATGTCCTTCGCTGCGCTGGTCGTCATCGGAGACCCCGCAGAAGGTGTAGTCGGCTACGGCTCAGGCAAGGCTAAGGAAGTCCCCCAGGCGATCCGCAAAGGTATCGAAGCTGCCAAGAAGAACCTTTTCAAGATCAACCTGACGGACACAACAATTCCTCACCAGGTACTCGGTCACTTTGGCGCCGGTTCGGTCATGCTGAAGCCTGCTCCAGAAGGTACCGGAATCATCGCTGGTAAGACGGTTCGCGCTGTCATGACTTCTGCCGGTGTGCAGAACGTCTTGACGAAGTCGCTTGGCTCGGCTAACCCGCACAACGTTATCAAGGCTACGTTCGACGCTCTCATCCAGCTTCGCAACAAGGCTGAAGTCGCCGCTCTGCGCGGTAAGTCAGTCGACGAACTCTAA
- the rpmD gene encoding 50S ribosomal protein L30, with protein sequence MADTNAIAKIKLQYFRSKICTPVKHKLVIKGLGFTRLNQIVEREDTPSIRGMVAKVPHLVRVVA encoded by the coding sequence ATGGCAGATACAAATGCAATCGCCAAAATCAAGTTGCAATACTTCCGCTCCAAGATCTGCACGCCAGTCAAGCATAAGCTCGTCATTAAGGGCCTCGGCTTTACCCGCCTGAATCAGATCGTTGAACGTGAAGATACCCCATCCATTCGCGGTATGGTTGCCAAGGTGCCACACCTTGTCCGCGTCGTAGCCTAA
- the rplO gene encoding 50S ribosomal protein L15 — translation MAIRNLSNLRAPKKANENKKRVGRGMGSGMGKTSTRGHKGQGSRSGSSLMRGFEGGQMPLHRRLPKRGFTNIFRVEYQVLGLDRIAEILEAQPGTEFTHENIIALGLLRKKGALIKVLNNGEIKTAVTVHAHKFSATAKAAIEAAGGQAILIG, via the coding sequence ATGGCAATTCGTAATCTCTCCAATCTGCGCGCCCCCAAAAAGGCGAATGAAAACAAGAAGCGTGTCGGCCGCGGTATGGGCTCGGGTATGGGTAAGACGTCCACCCGTGGTCACAAGGGTCAGGGTTCGCGCTCGGGTTCGTCGCTGATGCGCGGTTTTGAAGGCGGCCAGATGCCCCTTCATCGCCGTCTGCCAAAGCGCGGTTTCACCAACATCTTCCGCGTGGAGTACCAGGTCCTTGGACTTGACCGCATCGCTGAAATCCTGGAAGCACAGCCCGGTACCGAGTTCACGCACGAGAACATTATTGCGCTTGGTTTGCTCCGCAAGAAGGGTGCTTTGATCAAGGTGCTCAACAATGGCGAGATTAAGACCGCCGTAACCGTCCATGCTCACAAGTTTTCGGCCACGGCCAAGGCGGCGATCGAAGCAGCTGGCGGCCAGGCCATCCTGATTGGCTAG
- the secY gene encoding preprotein translocase subunit SecY, with protein MFEKIANIFRIPDLRKRVLFTLGLLAVYRLGAHIPTPGINADMLAQFFNQNSGSAMGLVDLFSGGNLRKLTVFALGIMPYITASIIFQLLTVIYEPLAKLQKEGELGRRKITQWTRYVTVLLALVQSSAIALSLTGTATGSPMVTIPHWQFIPLCVLTLTTGTAFIMWLGEQITERGIGNGMSLLIFTGIVVGLPKGIEELYTKARDGAWGAFTPVAIIIIIAGMIAVVAFIVLVERSERRIPVQYAKRIVGRKMMGGQSTFLPLKVNSGGVMPVIFASSILSAPLLLAGVPFFGTPLRDTRFFGPLLRGIAPGEPWYVLLQAAAIVFFAYFYISIVFRPDDIADNMRKYGGFIPGIRPGRRTSDFINDVLTRITLVGALYLIIITLVPTILISGIHFNHLPLIGSVFDHFPTWVTNGLGVNFYFGGTSLLIVVGVAMDTVQQIESQLIMRHYDGFSPKSGRIRGRRSW; from the coding sequence ATGTTCGAGAAAATCGCAAATATCTTTCGTATTCCTGACCTTCGCAAGCGCGTGCTCTTCACGCTCGGCCTGCTGGCGGTCTATCGTCTGGGCGCACACATTCCTACCCCCGGCATCAACGCCGACATGCTCGCCCAGTTCTTCAATCAGAACTCCGGCTCAGCCATGGGCCTTGTTGACCTCTTCTCTGGCGGAAATCTCCGTAAATTGACGGTTTTCGCTCTCGGCATCATGCCGTACATCACGGCCTCCATCATCTTCCAGTTGCTAACCGTCATTTACGAGCCGCTTGCAAAGCTGCAGAAGGAAGGCGAACTGGGCCGCCGCAAGATCACGCAGTGGACCCGTTATGTCACGGTCCTGCTTGCTCTTGTGCAGTCGAGCGCTATTGCCCTTTCACTTACCGGGACGGCGACAGGCTCGCCGATGGTGACCATCCCCCACTGGCAATTCATCCCCCTTTGCGTTCTGACGTTGACCACCGGTACTGCCTTTATCATGTGGTTGGGTGAGCAGATCACTGAGCGTGGCATCGGCAACGGCATGTCGCTCCTGATCTTTACGGGCATCGTGGTAGGCCTGCCGAAAGGCATTGAGGAGCTTTACACCAAGGCTCGCGACGGCGCCTGGGGAGCCTTTACCCCGGTAGCAATCATCATCATCATCGCGGGAATGATCGCGGTCGTAGCCTTCATCGTGCTTGTTGAGCGCTCCGAACGCCGCATTCCTGTCCAGTACGCGAAGCGCATCGTCGGCCGCAAGATGATGGGTGGTCAATCGACCTTTCTTCCGCTCAAGGTGAACTCCGGTGGCGTCATGCCGGTTATCTTTGCCAGCTCGATTCTCTCGGCCCCGCTCCTCCTGGCAGGCGTTCCCTTCTTTGGAACGCCCCTGCGCGATACGCGGTTCTTTGGTCCGCTCCTTCGCGGGATTGCTCCCGGTGAACCTTGGTACGTTCTTCTGCAGGCTGCGGCGATCGTCTTTTTTGCTTACTTCTACATCTCGATCGTCTTCCGCCCGGATGACATTGCCGACAACATGCGCAAGTATGGCGGCTTTATTCCCGGTATTCGTCCAGGCCGTCGCACCTCGGACTTCATCAACGACGTTCTCACACGAATCACCCTCGTTGGTGCTCTCTACCTCATCATCATCACCTTGGTCCCAACGATCTTGATCAGCGGTATCCATTTCAACCACCTCCCGCTCATCGGTTCTGTATTCGATCATTTTCCAACCTGGGTGACAAACGGCCTTGGCGTCAATTTCTACTTCGGCGGCACGTCGCTTCTCATCGTCGTCGGCGTAGCCATGGACACCGTACAGCAGATCGAATCGCAGCTCATCATGCGCCACTACGATGGCTTCTCTCCGAAGTCCGGTCGTATTCGCGGCCGTCGCAGCTGGTAA
- a CDS encoding adenylate kinase, which produces MPGPVLLLGAPGVGKGTQAQILMSEFGIPQISTGDLLRDHRARHTDLGLLAEDLMAQGQLVPDGLVNKMVADRLGQPDAARGFILDGFPRTLPQATWLDTHLGQNASAKPVVAVSIQVDYDELLHRITGRRTCPVCRTIYNAFSNPPKATGICDLEGAQLIQRSDDSEEVFRERMKTFDLQTAPVVEHYRAQGRFQEVNGDQSVDQVTSAITSALRQLRSK; this is translated from the coding sequence ATGCCTGGGCCGGTTCTCCTTCTTGGAGCCCCCGGCGTCGGCAAGGGTACCCAGGCGCAGATTCTGATGTCTGAATTTGGCATTCCGCAGATCTCCACCGGCGATTTGCTGCGCGACCACCGTGCCCGTCACACGGATCTAGGTTTACTCGCTGAAGACCTCATGGCACAAGGCCAACTTGTTCCAGACGGCCTAGTCAATAAGATGGTTGCCGATCGACTTGGTCAGCCTGACGCAGCTCGCGGCTTCATCCTTGACGGCTTTCCCCGTACCCTTCCCCAAGCCACGTGGCTGGATACGCATCTCGGACAGAACGCTTCCGCGAAACCCGTAGTTGCTGTAAGCATTCAGGTTGACTACGATGAGCTTCTACACCGTATCACCGGACGCCGCACCTGCCCGGTTTGCAGGACCATTTATAACGCTTTTTCAAATCCTCCTAAAGCGACGGGCATCTGCGACTTGGAAGGTGCGCAACTCATCCAACGTTCAGACGACTCTGAGGAAGTATTTCGCGAGCGGATGAAGACGTTTGACCTACAGACCGCTCCTGTTGTTGAGCACTACAGGGCGCAGGGTCGGTTTCAAGAGGTAAATGGCGATCAGTCGGTCGATCAAGTCACTTCTGCCATTACCTCAGCCCTAAGACAGCTCCGAAGTAAATAA
- the map gene encoding type I methionyl aminopeptidase yields the protein MAILIKTTVEIDKMRCSGIALRKVHDALAPLVVAGATTMDLENAAVAKIAELGGTAAFKGYHGFPAALCTSINQEVVHGMPSTKRVLKDGDIISIDCGVILEGFYSDAAVTYAVGTASPSTRKLLDVTLASLEAAILECQVGGRLGDIGAAVQEMCEAAGLGVVRDFVGHGIGRAMHEDPQVPNIGTRGKGPRLKAGMVLAIEPMINAGKPEVKVLPDGWTAVTVDGSYSAHFEHTVAITKEGPRVLTR from the coding sequence ATGGCCATCCTGATAAAAACTACCGTTGAGATCGACAAGATGCGCTGCTCTGGCATCGCGCTGCGCAAGGTTCACGATGCCCTTGCGCCACTCGTCGTCGCAGGTGCAACTACCATGGACCTCGAGAACGCAGCCGTCGCCAAGATCGCTGAATTAGGCGGCACTGCAGCTTTCAAGGGTTACCACGGCTTTCCCGCAGCCCTCTGCACTTCCATCAACCAGGAGGTCGTACATGGCATGCCCAGTACGAAGCGCGTGCTCAAGGACGGTGATATCATTTCGATCGATTGTGGTGTGATCCTGGAAGGCTTTTACTCGGACGCCGCGGTCACCTATGCAGTCGGCACCGCCTCCCCTTCCACCCGTAAGCTTCTCGACGTGACCCTGGCATCCCTCGAGGCGGCTATTCTGGAATGTCAGGTGGGCGGCCGGCTCGGTGATATCGGTGCAGCGGTTCAGGAGATGTGTGAGGCAGCCGGCCTCGGCGTAGTACGCGACTTTGTCGGTCATGGCATAGGTCGAGCCATGCATGAAGATCCGCAGGTTCCAAATATCGGCACCCGCGGTAAGGGGCCTCGCCTCAAAGCCGGCATGGTTCTTGCGATTGAACCGATGATCAACGCAGGTAAACCCGAGGTGAAAGTTCTGCCGGATGGCTGGACCGCCGTCACTGTAGACGGCAGTTATAGTGCTCACTTCGAGCACACTGTGGCGATCACCAAAGAAGGTCCTCGCGTCCTCACGCGTTAA
- the infA gene encoding translation initiation factor IF-1, which produces MSKEDAIEVMAVVVETLPNAMFKVELENKHQALAHVSGRMRKNFIRILPGDRVAIELSPYDLNRGRIVYRYK; this is translated from the coding sequence TTGTCGAAGGAAGATGCAATTGAAGTCATGGCAGTCGTCGTTGAGACGCTGCCAAACGCTATGTTCAAGGTCGAACTAGAGAACAAGCATCAGGCACTCGCTCACGTCTCCGGCCGCATGCGCAAGAACTTCATTCGTATCCTCCCCGGCGACCGCGTCGCGATTGAGCTCAGCCCCTATGATCTCAACCGTGGCCGCATTGTCTACCGCTACAAGTAA
- the rpmJ gene encoding 50S ribosomal protein L36 gives MKVRASVKKICDKCKVIHRRGVVRVICENAKHKQRQG, from the coding sequence ATGAAGGTCCGCGCCTCAGTTAAGAAGATCTGCGACAAGTGCAAAGTCATCCACCGCCGTGGCGTCGTTCGCGTTATTTGCGAGAACGCCAAGCACAAACAGCGCCAGGGTTAG
- the rpsM gene encoding 30S ribosomal protein S13, with product MARIAGVDVPNNKQARIGLTYIFGIGDSRAAKILAKADIDPIAKIGTLDEDALNRIRQVIEAEGQIEGDLRKDISLNIKRLIEIQSYRGLRHRRSLPVRGQRTHTNARTRKGPRKGTVAGKKKVTK from the coding sequence ATGGCACGTATTGCTGGAGTCGATGTCCCTAACAACAAACAGGCACGCATCGGACTCACCTATATCTTTGGTATCGGCGACTCCCGCGCCGCCAAGATCCTCGCGAAGGCGGACATCGATCCGATCGCGAAGATTGGCACGCTCGACGAGGATGCGCTGAACCGTATCCGTCAGGTCATTGAAGCCGAGGGCCAGATCGAAGGCGATCTCCGCAAGGACATCTCGCTCAACATCAAGCGCCTCATCGAAATTCAGTCCTACCGTGGCCTTCGCCATCGCCGCAGCCTCCCGGTTCGCGGTCAGCGCACACACACCAACGCCCGCACCCGCAAGGGTCCCCGTAAGGGAACGGTTGCCGGTAAGAAGAAAGTGACGAAATAA
- the rpsK gene encoding 30S ribosomal protein S11, giving the protein MAKTQNQQKSGKAAGKGKKFKKRERKNVPFGLVFIQASFNNTIVTITDQTGNTLSWKSSGSLGFRGSRKGTPFAAQQAAVGAANAARDHGLRSVDVRVSGPGSGRESAIRALATTGIEVRSIRDVTPMPHNGCRPPKRRRV; this is encoded by the coding sequence ATGGCGAAGACACAGAATCAGCAAAAGAGTGGCAAGGCCGCAGGCAAGGGTAAGAAGTTCAAGAAGCGCGAACGTAAGAACGTTCCATTCGGCCTCGTCTTTATCCAGGCGTCCTTTAACAACACCATTGTCACCATCACCGACCAGACGGGCAACACGCTCTCCTGGAAGTCTTCCGGCTCGCTCGGCTTCCGCGGCTCCCGCAAGGGAACCCCGTTTGCGGCACAGCAGGCTGCCGTCGGTGCTGCCAACGCAGCTCGCGACCACGGTCTCCGTTCGGTTGACGTTCGCGTCTCCGGTCCGGGGTCTGGCCGTGAGTCCGCGATTCGCGCTCTCGCCACGACGGGCATCGAAGTCCGCAGCATTCGGGACGTCACGCCGATGCCGCATAATGGCTGCCGCCCTCCAAAGCGCCGCCGCGTCTGA
- the rpsD gene encoding 30S ribosomal protein S4: MARYTGPVCRLCRRDGTKLFLKGAKCFTEKCPVEKRNFPPGQHGQSKKVKKVVGYGLQLREKQKAKRIYFTLETQFRAYYQKAANKTGVTGELLLQQLETRLDNVAYRLGFAMSRRQSRQVVRHGHVLVNGRKVNIPSFQCKVGDEIAIREGSKALVILEESKNFAAGQRSVTWIDINRDNLSGKIIALPKREDISLPVNEQLIVELYSK; this comes from the coding sequence ATGGCACGTTACACAGGACCCGTCTGCCGCCTCTGCCGCCGCGACGGTACAAAACTCTTCCTCAAGGGCGCAAAGTGCTTCACCGAGAAGTGCCCTGTTGAGAAGCGCAACTTCCCGCCAGGCCAGCACGGCCAGTCCAAGAAGGTTAAGAAGGTTGTCGGCTACGGTCTCCAGCTTCGTGAGAAGCAGAAGGCCAAGCGCATCTACTTCACTCTTGAGACCCAGTTCCGTGCCTACTACCAGAAGGCTGCCAACAAGACGGGCGTCACCGGCGAACTCCTTCTCCAGCAACTTGAGACGCGCCTCGATAACGTGGCTTACCGTCTCGGTTTCGCAATGAGCCGCCGCCAGTCCCGCCAGGTTGTCCGTCATGGTCACGTGCTCGTGAATGGCCGCAAGGTCAACATCCCGTCCTTCCAATGCAAGGTTGGGGACGAGATCGCGATCCGCGAAGGTTCCAAAGCTCTCGTCATTCTCGAAGAGTCGAAGAACTTTGCCGCTGGTCAGCGCTCCGTGACCTGGATCGACATCAACCGGGACAACCTGTCCGGCAAGATCATCGCCCTGCCGAAGCGTGAGGATATCAGCCTGCCGGTCAACGAGCAGCTGATCGTCGAACTCTACAGCAAGTAA
- a CDS encoding DNA-directed RNA polymerase subunit alpha, with the protein MFWRGFQKPKRLAVEAETLTDKYGKFSAQPFERGFGTTIGNALRRTLLSSIEGAAVTAVRIEGVLHEFQSITGIVEDATDIILNLKQIPFKLAGDGPKALYLRADTAGVITSGMIEADGDVEILDKNVYICTVSEGGKIDMEMRLKRGRGYISADKNFDGDLGLGFIPVDSVHSPVRKVNYLVEAARLGQITDFDKLTIEIWTNGTVLPADALGLSAKLLKDHMTIFINFEEEMDPTHLGDHDGPAIRNENLNRSVEELELSVRSYNCLKNANIATIGELIQKTEAEMLKTKNFGRKSLNEIKEILAQMGLSLGMKIDENGNPQPGPTSVLPAATLAASFGNFDDDDDDDEDEDDDFELPAGNEPENF; encoded by the coding sequence ATGTTCTGGAGAGGTTTTCAAAAGCCTAAGCGTCTCGCCGTCGAAGCCGAAACACTAACGGATAAATATGGTAAGTTCTCCGCTCAGCCTTTCGAGCGCGGTTTCGGTACGACCATTGGCAATGCACTCCGCCGGACACTGCTTTCTTCGATTGAAGGCGCAGCCGTTACCGCCGTTCGCATCGAAGGCGTTCTTCACGAGTTCCAATCGATTACGGGCATCGTCGAAGACGCAACAGACATCATTCTGAACCTCAAGCAGATCCCCTTCAAGCTTGCAGGCGATGGCCCCAAGGCGCTTTACCTTCGCGCTGATACCGCTGGTGTTATCACCTCTGGCATGATCGAGGCCGATGGCGATGTCGAGATTCTCGATAAGAACGTCTACATCTGCACCGTCTCTGAAGGCGGAAAGATTGACATGGAGATGCGCCTCAAGCGCGGCCGTGGCTACATCTCTGCCGACAAGAACTTTGACGGCGACCTCGGTCTCGGTTTCATTCCCGTCGACTCCGTGCACTCGCCAGTTCGTAAGGTCAACTACCTCGTTGAGGCAGCCCGTCTTGGTCAGATTACCGACTTCGACAAGCTGACCATCGAGATCTGGACCAATGGAACGGTTCTTCCCGCTGATGCACTCGGCCTTTCGGCCAAGCTGCTCAAGGATCACATGACCATTTTCATCAACTTTGAAGAGGAGATGGACCCCACGCACCTCGGGGATCATGATGGCCCGGCGATCCGCAATGAAAATCTCAACCGCTCTGTAGAAGAGCTTGAACTCTCTGTCCGTAGCTACAACTGCCTCAAGAATGCCAACATCGCCACCATCGGCGAGCTGATTCAGAAGACCGAAGCCGAGATGCTGAAGACCAAGAACTTTGGTCGCAAATCTCTCAACGAGATCAAGGAGATACTGGCGCAGATGGGCCTCTCCCTCGGCATGAAGATCGACGAGAATGGCAACCCGCAGCCCGGACCAACCTCCGTCCTGCCAGCAGCTACCCTCGCGGCCTCCTTCGGCAACTTTGATGATGACGACGATGACGATGAAGACGAGGATGATGACTTTGAACTTCCCGCCGGCAACGAGCCAGAGAACTTCTAA
- the rplQ gene encoding 50S ribosomal protein L17, whose translation MRHRNAGFKLGRNTSHRRAMLRNLVTSIILMDRVETTITKCKATRPIVEKMITLGKRGTVHARRQALSYMMTPESVDRLFNVVAPRYASRPGGYCRITRLGARKGDAAEMAFIELLGAEHELNEKAQKRADAREKKREEMQKQMEEQNPGEAPDPNAEP comes from the coding sequence ATGCGTCACCGCAATGCAGGATTCAAACTAGGACGAAATACCAGCCACCGCCGTGCCATGCTGCGGAATCTGGTCACCTCCATCATCCTGATGGACCGCGTAGAGACCACGATCACTAAGTGCAAGGCTACCCGCCCGATTGTCGAGAAGATGATCACGTTGGGTAAGCGCGGCACCGTTCACGCCCGCCGCCAGGCTCTCTCTTACATGATGACGCCTGAGTCGGTCGACCGCCTCTTCAACGTCGTTGCTCCGCGTTATGCGAGCCGTCCAGGTGGCTATTGCCGCATCACTCGCCTTGGAGCCCGTAAGGGTGACGCCGCTGAGATGGCGTTCATCGAGCTTCTTGGTGCCGAGCACGAGCTTAATGAGAAGGCACAGAAGCGCGCCGACGCTCGCGAGAAGAAGCGCGAAGAGATGCAGAAGCAGATGGAAGAGCAGAATCCGGGTGAAGCTCCTGACCCTAATGCTGAGCCATAG
- a CDS encoding DUF6677 family protein encodes MATNAQVVTRVQDKSPVSPLLILIAGWLIPGAGHFLLRKWGRGALLLVSVVAMFSIGISLQGKVYVPNTSELLDILNFVGDLGAGCLYFAARAMDLGAASVQTAVADYGSKFIVVAGLLNFICAVDAHSLATGRKRS; translated from the coding sequence ATGGCTACGAATGCACAGGTTGTAACGCGGGTTCAGGACAAGTCTCCCGTGTCTCCGCTACTGATTTTGATTGCAGGCTGGTTGATTCCGGGTGCAGGTCATTTTCTGCTGCGAAAGTGGGGCCGTGGGGCTCTCCTGCTTGTGTCGGTTGTGGCGATGTTCAGCATTGGCATCTCCCTACAGGGCAAGGTCTACGTTCCTAATACCTCGGAGCTGCTTGACATCCTTAACTTTGTCGGCGACCTTGGAGCTGGCTGCCTTTACTTCGCAGCCCGTGCCATGGATCTCGGAGCAGCCTCGGTACAAACCGCAGTAGCCGACTACGGTAGCAAGTTCATCGTGGTCGCCGGACTGCTGAACTTTATCTGCGCTGTCGACGCGCACTCGCTGGCTACGGGGAGGAAGCGTTCATGA
- a CDS encoding M24 family metallopeptidase has translation MDLSAIQTALRDQHLDGWLFYDHHHRDPLAYRILGLNEHALVTRRWFYLIPAAGEPRKLVHRIESGRLDKLPGGKTEYSSWQELEARVATMLADRTRLAMQYSPRNAIMAISLVDAGTIEMLRELGKDIVSSADLVSQFEAVLSEAQIASHYAAQEKLDRILEAGWKELGQRVRGAGTNEFAMVEYLQQAMQHEGLVWEHGPNVSCRANSADSHYEPSALNSLAIRTGDFVLIDIWARLEQSGSCFYDITWTGVVGREPTAREQLVFRTVRDARDAAVRAVKKAYEDGVSIPGWQADDAARAVIRDAGFGEWFTHRTGHNIATDLHGNGAHLDNLETHDERLLLPGTCFSVEPGIYFPGEFGVRSEINMITRPGAAEVTGRVQTELVRV, from the coding sequence ATGGACCTCTCGGCTATCCAGACAGCATTGCGCGACCAGCACCTCGACGGCTGGCTCTTCTACGACCATCATCACCGCGATCCGCTTGCCTATCGAATCCTCGGCCTTAATGAGCATGCGCTCGTTACCCGTCGCTGGTTCTATCTCATCCCAGCCGCGGGCGAGCCCAGGAAGCTGGTCCATCGCATCGAGAGCGGCCGCCTCGACAAGCTGCCCGGCGGCAAAACAGAGTACTCCTCGTGGCAGGAGCTTGAGGCCCGTGTAGCCACCATGCTCGCCGATAGAACCCGCCTGGCAATGCAGTACTCTCCGCGCAACGCGATCATGGCGATCTCGCTCGTCGACGCAGGCACAATCGAGATGCTGCGCGAACTGGGCAAGGACATCGTCAGCTCGGCTGACTTGGTCAGCCAGTTCGAAGCAGTCCTCAGCGAAGCCCAGATCGCCAGTCATTACGCAGCGCAAGAGAAGCTTGATCGCATCCTGGAGGCCGGGTGGAAGGAACTCGGTCAGCGTGTCCGCGGGGCCGGCACAAACGAATTCGCCATGGTTGAATATCTGCAGCAAGCGATGCAGCATGAGGGTCTGGTTTGGGAGCACGGGCCAAATGTGAGCTGTCGAGCCAACAGCGCCGACTCGCACTATGAGCCATCCGCTCTGAACTCCCTCGCCATCCGAACCGGCGACTTTGTTCTCATCGATATCTGGGCTCGGCTGGAGCAGTCGGGTTCATGCTTTTATGACATTACCTGGACAGGAGTTGTTGGCCGTGAACCCACCGCGCGGGAGCAACTAGTCTTTAGGACGGTACGCGACGCACGCGACGCTGCCGTCCGGGCCGTAAAGAAGGCATACGAAGATGGAGTCTCAATTCCGGGCTGGCAGGCGGATGACGCTGCCCGCGCCGTCATCCGGGACGCTGGCTTTGGAGAGTGGTTCACCCATCGCACAGGCCACAACATCGCCACCGACCTTCATGGCAATGGAGCACACCTCGATAATCTGGAGACGCATGACGAGCGGCTTCTCTTGCCAGGCACGTGTTTCTCAGTCGAGCCTGGAATCTATTTCCCCGGCGAGTTCGGCGTGCGCAGCGAAATCAATATGATCACGCGACCAGGTGCTGCCGAAGTTACCGGGCGAGTACAAACTGAGCTGGTGCGAGTCTAG